In Biomphalaria glabrata chromosome 8, xgBioGlab47.1, whole genome shotgun sequence, the genomic window tttccaTGGGCATTGGCATTGAATAaagacaatttatttatttagactaATTTAGTGACTATACGACTAAAGTTTTCTAACTTAGAAGCCACCCGAAGCCacctattttataaaatatgaagaCGTTGACGTTACTGcaatcaatctagtcatgcatgttaatcaatgaattaAACTCTGAATTTGGTTATCtgactcagacaacccatttGGCCATTCCATACTACTCACTCTAAtgaactaaggaagaaggagtattcactgtttgtatttgtacaaatttgcccTAGCAATGGCatatctagatatattctaaataataactcattaaGTGTAAAGTGAAAGTCTTAGACTTTAGAGTCAGACTTAGACTGAGTCGTGACTGACTTAGGGTATCAGACTGTCTCAGTCCAGAGTCCTACTTCACAATTAGCCAAATGGCTTGAAAGAATAACTATAAACTTAGTAAAATCAGTTATATTGAATAAGAACGTGGGTGATCGCTGAGTATCAAGATGCCAACTGAAGCCAGTGGTgcatttgagtttaaaattctgAGATAATTGAGTCAGTAGACAATCTTAACAAAACACGGAAGTGACTGGTGTTAGTAAACACTAAAACAGACAAACGATGAAAATCTAGGCAGTcaatgaataaaatacatatcTGCCGCTTTTACATGTGCCTGCCTAGATCCTACCTACATCAGATCTAGAtgatacaaatgtaaataaaaagaaatagtactaaCCACGATGGTTACTAGATTTGCAAATGTAGCCGTCCTTAGGTCCCAGCACAAACAGCGCCGAACAAGCGCCATGTTGAGATTCACCTTTCGTTTAGCTACTACCTGTGACCCATTTTTGACTAGGTGACACTTCcggttttattttaaaaagattttgttcaaaaggGATCCTCCGTTTTTAACATGCATGCATAGAATCCTCTAACAGTCTACCTCGATCAAGCCCCaccttaatttattttttttccctaaaaaataactaaaacatctgtgaatttaaaaaaaaacacctttcaCAATAAAATCATTAGCAGAGAACTGGTAAAACAAAAAAGGCAAATATGGTCAGAAAGTGACATTTACaaactgaaagagagagaatgaaaacaCTCTTCGGTGTCCCAGGAACTTGGCTCGCCAGTTACAGTTTCGGATAACTAGTATAAAATTACCGATTACCTAACTTTCTGTCGGAGCCACTATGAGACTCTTGAGCAACTAGATATTGCAAAAATCTATCATAGCAACAAAGACAGGTTACGAGAGGACGTGGGGGAGGATGGTGAGATATGAAGGTCATTGAGTTAGCATTGAGCACTGtacaaaagtttatttcaaatcTACTTTTATTATTTGACTCCCGAGGGGAAGCCGTGCTAATAGCAGAGATATGAATTGAAGTTAATGTGTAAGAGTATTTGTGAAAAAAAGATGGACGAAGTTGATGTGTTGTGATGAATGAAAAATGATGAAGTTGATGTGTTGTGGTGAAACAAGAGTGATGGAGTTGATGTGTTGTTCTGAAACAAGAGCGATGGAGTTGATGTGTTGTGGTGAAACAAGAGTGATGGAGTTGATGTGTTGTGGTGAAACAAGAGTGATGGAGTTGATGTGTTGTGGTGAAACAAGAGTGATGGAGTTGATGTGTTGTGGTGAAACAAGAGTGATGGAGTTGATGTGTTGTGGTGAAACAAGAGTGATGGAGTTGATGTGTTGTGGTGAAACAAGAGTGATGGAGTTGATGTGTTGTGGTGAAAGAAGAGCGATGGAGTTGATGTGTTTTGGTGAAACAAGAGTGATGGAGTTGATGTGTTGTGGTGAAACAAGAGTGATGGAGTTGATGTGTTGTGGTGAAACAAGAGCGATGGAGTTGATATGTTGTGGTGAAACAAGAGCGATGGAGTTGATATGTTGTGGTGAAAGAAGAGTGATGGAGTTGATGTGTTGTGGTGAAACAAGAGTGATGgagttgatgtgttgtgttgaaaCAAGAGCGATTGAGTTGATGTGTTTTGGTGAAACAAGAGTGATGGAGTTGATTTGTTGTGGGGAAACAAGAGTGATGgagttgatgtgttgtgttgaaaCAAGAGCGATTGAGTTGATGTGGTTTGGTGAAACAAGAGTGATGGAGTTGATGTGTTGTGGTGAAACAAGAGCGATGGAGTTGATATGTTGTGGTGAAACAAGAGTGATGGAGCTTGTGCTTTGTTGTGAAAGTGAAAGTAAGTTTTACTATTTATTAAATCagtaaataaaagaatataattgctgtctaaataaatgaatacttcttcaatgtaggcctacttatataAATGTCTTTATAAATAGGTCTCTATAGATCTTCAATCAGGGGCGGACtctgggcattcgggcaaatgcccatTGGGTCGGAATCCCCTTGGCCGGTAGGGCCAGTGAAAAGGCCGCACGGATACCACTAAGACTAAAAGGAGTACTCAGAGAGTCTTAATTTACTGACTCTGCATTGCATTAGGGCTACTTATCTAACGTATTTTTCGAAATAATGAAATAGCCTACATCCAAATAGGCTTAGATTGCTTTTTATAGACTTCTTCCCTTATAGTATAAGGACCTACACACTAAGCGATTaacaagcaacataaggcccatatttcttataaagttcATGTTGGTGTGAATATATTTGGATTAATCCATAAGTTGATCCTAAGTTAAGAGCCTACTCATCCCCCTGGCAATGCCAGTATAGAGAGACGTTATAATTAACCTAACAATAGTCACCTATTATTAGTTGTACTATGAGGCATATCTGCTACATGTCGCCTTCTGAATCTTAGAATATGTAGTTATAAACTATACCGAAGATGTAGTTCTATATCGGAGGCACGGTTGCTTCCAAACCAAtcgtcccgggttcaaatcctggcgaagactgggatttttaattttgggatctatagggcgcctctgagtccaaccatcTCTAATGTTTATCTCACATTAATTGGGGACAAGTAAATgcgattggtcattgtgcaggccacatgacacccttgttaacagtgGGCTGCATTAACATTACCTTTACATCCTTTGCCTACAGatcgcaaggactgaaaggagGAATAAGCTCTATATTGTCACCCCCGTTAAGCTCAAATCACATTAGGATAGTCTTGTTTACTTAActtatctataggcctattttaGGCCTATTActatctttaaaatgtttaaagataTCTTGTTGAATTATAATGTCATCGACCCTTTTTAACTAGCcacttcaagaaaaaaaaagcttaggtAGGCCAATATCTACCGGTGTCAACATTCAAAAGGCTACATTATCTTTAACACAAGGCAATACAAGACAAAATACTTAAACGTAAAATAATCTGAATATCTAGCTCTAGTTCTGCGTAAATTATCTTCGAATCCATGTACACACTGATAAATAGGTTAGGTATTAAAGTTCAACAAGGTCGGATGTTTGCGTGAAAAAATATCAGCTGTTGACGACTTGAATGTAAAGCTCGCAGTTTATTGTGTGATGGATATTTTAACACTATTTTTTAGTAATGTCTTGAATGCTGTTATCTGACTTATTAAGGTAACATTTGAAGTATTTCTTTGTTGATATTATTTTTCTGAATTGCTCTTTTAAATTTAGGGCTTTGTTTCTTTATAGCTTAATATCAATGACAACAGAAAGCTTATAGATTATAGGTTATGAATGCGAAATAGATAACCGCACCgcttttgttcttttaaacaAAGTATACAGATCCAGTCTATCTAGTTTATCTTTAaagtctaataataataatcaggcttgtcttcgagtccgaaaattaatgaagaatgcagtagcctatttcccgtggatactcagccccagctgtgacctacatatctgcCACATCCATgccaagcataaccattgtccacctgtgttcgattaagattttcttttcgtcgtctgcgtctgtcctcggcagtggattttcttttggtctcaaatgtgtatcccgcggcctttgtgagtgacctccagctgtctcgttctgaggccgcatgcaaccaggtgctctcttctatgtcagcgaATGGCAAGTTAGCGCTTTTAAAGTCTATTCAACCCTTAAAAGATGACTGATTGCTCTTATCTTATTATTACATTACTTcacaagagaagataattatgtcttaCGTGTATttctgtgtcaatctagtcttgcATGTTAATCTGTGGCAAAAAAAATCTgacaagtcgttggttttcctggctgattcaggcaacccattccatgctctaatagcactgacCAAGAAGGAGCTCTTGTACACGTTTGTCCCTAGCTTAtagcctggtcgtgtggtatccGCAGCACTGTCGTATCGGTGGtcccggattcaaaccctgctcgctgccatcccccgtcgtcattCGGTACGTTTGAGCtgagatgtaataatcttcaattatgAAGAAAAAGCcaaaaaacaagagaaaaaaaactgaaagcgtCCAGATTGTGAAAGCTAAAATGTTTTTGAACAAATGGTTGCAAGGGAGGTTTTggtgccagcacaacgactggAAGCTTTGGATTTCTCATGCTAAAATCAGGGCTGGGTGGACGCCATAAAATTCCGAACTACAAAAGCCCTGAACTTGATGCCTTTGATTCCAAAGCGCTTTATAGCACTCGACCAGCAAGCTCGCCATACATATTGAGAGTCGTCTTTATTGACTTCTAAATATATACCTGCGCCTGTGTCtctttgtgggttttttttttaaactcgaaatGTTGAGACTATTTTTGGCATCGTACAACTGaggtttatttatttcagttcaAAGTTGAATCATGGGTAAAGCAGTGCGACTCCTTCTACTACTGCTATTAGGCACACTATCATCTGTCCTTGCGAATAGGTCAAAGTTCAAAGGTGCTGTTTACGGCCATGCAGTTCTCTTACCAAAGGACAGCCTCAAAGTCATCTCGCGAGCCGAAGCGTTGGACAACATGAATAAAAATCTGGACGTCTATCGTGAGCAGGTCACCAAGGCCAAATCCCAAGTAAGACCTTCAcgagcttttgtttttgtgtgagATCTTtatctaatggacctcattcaccaatcgtaaacaaacaacatttagtcacgtgatcttattgatataacaacgatacaaaaaaaaaactgtcacgtgacaaccatcatgaatcccgaaattaaaaatcctatttggatttggctgcctggtcgtgcggtttgcacgctggactgtcgttcagattcatcgaaggttccgggttcaaaccctgtccgctcccatcccccgtcgtcctgcgggaggtttggactaggaagtaattatcttcaactctgaaggaacatccgaaacatgtaaaacatttaacgaattaaacatgagatcgtaaattatatagaagagatagagcaccacgtggctaaatgttgtttgtttacgattggtgaatgaggtccattgtccaTTCCTAAAGCTATGTTGAGCTGAGGGTCTGTTAGTAGGCCTGTGGCTTAGAAATATGAAAAGTCGAATCTCAACGTgtcgagagaaaaaaaatgaaaatggcgTCATTATATATCAATGAGGGgttcggtggctgagtggttaagcgcttggtttgCAAACCTGGGGTGGTGGGTTTGAATCTCGTTGAAaaataggatttttaatttcgggatttttaagggCGCCtatgagtctacccaactctaatgagtacctgacttatGATTGGGAGAGTAAagggggttggtcgttgtgctggtcacatgacaccctgctcgttaaccgttgactaaagaaacaaatgacctttaaatcatctgccctatggattgcaaggtctgaaagggaaacttttcattttacttttttatatgaATACGATATGGTGGACGAGTCGAGAGTTTTAGAGTTTTAGGCCTattattcaagatttaaatttaaGGTGCAATGTCTGGAAGTTCTACTTTAAATTTATTGAGGGATAGTAAAGGCATAGTCAGAAAACGcaaaacttaactctttctctccgtaattatttaccacattctggtggaatcaacgttggtatcgtcagttaggagagaaagagttaaactatctgaccataataataattatagcttttatatagcgctactttcatgcttatagcatgctcagagcgcttttggtccaatctcatttgtggaccagtggggggagggggtatctaggagttggtttttcgtgctgcctttgggccttaggtagccaagccaagccaagttcaagcgcacttggcctctcgaccacgcttcaccATATCACCAGGTCCCCATGACCCTGATAGAGAAATCTACTGGAAGGCAATATTATTGAAGGAGATTCTAGTCAACGCGAAAGacagaggaatagagaaagttgacaaatcatgtgtggtgccccaatggtccaacagaatATTAGGAGGGTGAAGATGACTGGCGGTTGGTTTATCATTGTGCTAGTCTAatgacacccttattaaccgtttgccatagaaatagataatGTGGAATTGTACATCTCAAGAGACTCCTTCCCTTCTGATGAGGCCAAAGAGGCAAATCGTTGATACACAGGTTAATTAACAATCTGTAACTGGCCTTTAGCGAAgtcattattttaattgtaaataatgTTCATCTATCTGCGGACCCCGCAGTATGAGAACCACTGGTGTATgatatagttaaaaaaaactatctaaAGAAGATTGGGAATTTTCACAGTAATTTTCACAACTAGCCTACAACctgaggcggccttagcagtgagCGTGGCCCCGGGCGAGTGTCATATGCTGGGCCCTGAGCCGTAAAAGTAGAGtatatataccgtaccacatcacgctTAAAGTCTCGTCCGCCCTAACgcttatttttgttacaagcATAGTACCCTACTTAGGTACTGTACTTTTGGCCGTTTGGCTACATTACCtactgtattgtaattgttctgcatGAAAAAATTTTGCCTTTAAGGTAGGCTAAGTGAACGTAGGCTAACTAATGATTCAGAAACCATTGCGTGAAGGGAATTCAACAAAGTAGAAACAAATAATTTCATCCAAACCCGCTGGAGTCGGAAAGTAACTTTTAATTACAAAGAAGAACGAGAAcactgtgtgtagtcgctgaatgaactcttcatgatgtctgttgtatttatgtgtatgtttctgttgtgttgtctttatatgagaaacgagtccttgtaatcacaacaaatttccgtaaggatcaataaagcagtcttagtcttagtcttagttgcAATAAAACTTTTACCAAGTTTAACAAATTCTAGTTTATACGAAATGCTCTGGTTTTCGAAGCAGACGGTGACAGGGAATCCCCaatcgcgccccccccccccagaagcGGAGCctggggcggttgccccacttgccaccccctaaggccgctactgccTACAATTATCTGACTAGAAATAAACAAAGGTGGCGAGGGCGCCGAATCATAAAGGCTTCAATACGTACATAGGGCTAAATTGAAACAACAGTGGTTTATGGTTGATTCAGTTAGCAATGATAGGGCCTAACTTATTACGTATTTTTCTtggatataatttaatttttaaatgtatctttATATTGATATACATGACTttcacaaattattattttttttcaatgctttGTCCTAGGGTGCTGAAATCATTGTATTTCCAGAGGATGGACTCTACGGATTTAAATTCACTCGTCAATCGATTTATCCTTATCTTGAATACATCCCTGACCCCAGAACTGAACTCTGGTCGCCTTGCGATGAGCCGGGTCGCTACAACGACACTGAGGTTCAGAGGTCGCTAAGCTGCTTGGCAAAGACAAACTCATTATACCTGGTAGCCAATATGGGTGACAAGCAGCCGTGTGACGCCGCAACTGACCGCACATGTCCTCCGGATGGGAGGTATCAATACAACACCAATGTTGTGTACGGCCCTGACGGCACGCTCCTGGCCAGATATCATAAGTATAACCTGTTCTACGAGCTCCAATTCAACGCTCCGGAGCTGGAGCTGTCTTACTTCGACACCCCATTCGGTCGCTTCGGGCTGATGATATGCTTTGATGTCCTCTTCCACGATCCTGGATTACCTCTGATCTTGAGTCTGAATATATCCAATATTATTTTCACGTCTGCTTGGATGGATGCTCTCCCTTTGTTGTCGGCGCTAGGCTACCACTCTTCGTTTGCTCGCGGCTTGGGCGTAAATATGCTGGGCGCCAACATCCACATTCCTGATTACCGGTTTCATGGCAGTGGCATATACGGACCAGATGGGACCATCATTTCTTTTTACGGCTCCACAAATGCATCTAAACCTAAACTATTGGTGGCAGACGTAAACGTGTTAGACGTCACCCAACCCAACAAAATTGTGTCCTCAATCGTTCAACTAAATTGGAAACAAGCTAGAATGAAGGAAGCAGACATGAAGCGCGTGACAAAAGACACCACCAAGAATTCGAAAAAGACGTTTGAATCTCTTTTGTTCTATGACATGTTTACGTTTGCAGCTTTAGACAAGCCGTCTGGACATATCAAAGTCAACCAGAAACACGTTCATTGTGAGTTACGGTACTCTATCCCAGAAGAGCTCTTTGGGCGTGAGCTGTATGCCTTTGGTGCATTTGACGGGCTACACACGTATGAAGGCCAGTACTACTTTCAAATCTGCGCCTTGGTCAAATGTGCCGACGCCCGCAATAGATCCACGTGCGGGTCAGTGACCTTTGATGCAATCACTCCCTTCGTTCGGTTATCTATATCAGGAGAGATGCAGACCCCTTTCGTGTATCCACAAATAATTTTGTCTAACGGTATCGGGGAACTCAGTTTGGCAGAACCAGATTCGTGGACATTTACCGGCAAATCGTTAAAAACTGTTCAAGAGTTTTATAAGCCCGTTTTGTCAGCAGCACTGTTCGGAAGAGACTATTTGCGAGACACAGATGGACAAGACAAGGGGAATAACCTGTACAAATCGCAAGAAGACGCAACAGACAAAGATAAAAGTGAAATATACTTAGGCCTCGTCTCGGGacagaatatttttattttccttcttGGATTTGTCTGTCTTTTGTTGCTTGTGAACATGgctatattttaaatagatgATGACTTATTGATCCAATAAAATCTCCTttgatatatttttctttctttctttcctttttttttaaatcatcatttcttaagtttgaaaaaaactaacagatttaatctaaaacaaggtcacaaagaaagtttgtgtggaaacgcaaactcaaaatcgggtcctgaagtggtccacccaggcatactaattagattttttctctttaaaaaataagtaaaaaacaaattgtgtgtgtgtaaatgtagctGTTAGTATGACAAAATTTACttaactttgcaatacatttataaaaaaaaattttgacaagaaatctaaaatcatttgcataaatgtgttgaaaatatggtAAGCACTgttctcccctactaaagagcctccagtgttcTTTACTgataatagtgaatagttgtaaaagtggtgtatttttatgaaaaaaactgcttgcataagtgattttaaagattagatttttcgccttcaggaaagaaaaaagtagtcgttgcatcagaactttgaatggactaaaatattatgatgtcggattttcactatcttttctagtttacgagatctaaacgggacgggcggacggatggacagacattccacacaaaactaatagcgtctttcgtGGAAAAGActgtgtaaaaaacaaaaacaaaatatgtatccttccagtgattctcaaaatgatttttattagatttagtaggcctaacATCTAGATTCAGTATCATCTAGATTCAGTTTATCATCTAGATTCAGTGACATCTATCAGTAGCGGCCTTCTGGGGTGGTAAGTGGGGCATGATTTGTACATTCTAAGCGGCTATCAATACTTAACAGTTcactttgacatttaaaaaaagtagccgGAAGCAACCAATCAAAATCGTTTTAACAGTCATACAGTAGGCCAACTGTTATGTCATATTACAGTATAAAAAGAATTGGTACGTTTACAGTAAATATAGGCTACGATTACTTTTGTcctccatttaaaaaaaaggggacgAGGGTGTATGAGAAGGATTCCTTGTTTGTTAGGCCTACTGTTACCTAGCTCCTTTAATTTATTAGGCCTACACGATTTTGTAACCATAAcctagagattagagacagtgttactgcagcgattggaccccatgatgacctgctaactatcgtaaaataaacgcaagctaaaaatctatagtcatattacaagatcttcggggatcgcaaagaccttccttcagggaacagtaccaggaaaaagaagaaagcgaagggaggacaacataaaagaatggacgggtctccCATTAAAGAGGtcctaactaaggcaaaagacagagaggaaccATGGTCCATCGGaataagggataggtaaaaggtaaaggtataaaaaaaaaaagttacacagacagtttgtgtggaaacacaaactcaaaatcagcccccgaagtggtccgcccATGaaagtaaaaaggcaggtatcaatatttttagacagaacatcagaattaaattctatcaaagacaactGACAGAAAAGAAAGGAGAAAGGAGGTTGTCAGatattgtgtggtgccccagcggtccagcagcccaaaggataggtgaaagtgaatgtgaagttaaatgtgaatctggcctaactaatgtcttataataaataaataattgatctaattgttttgtagagggtcaatcttttattcaaatcctcaaaaaaaaaaaaagaaagaaaaaaacgttTCCTTAAGAAATAATCACTATTGCCAGTGTACCCTGAGATTCACGTAATACAATgcaaaactacttattaattgttgtttgaaattatgtccaacttatatgcatactaaacatatttttttcaccaaaaaaaaacaacagtaaacattattttttttttggtaaatgtagtagttagtaggacaggacttacataacgtagtaatacaaatgtaaaaaaaacttttttttttttggacaaaaagtctaaaacagattacataaatgtgttaaaatatggcAAATGgctatctcccctactaaagagcctcctgtgtttgttactattaatagtgaatagttgcaaaagtggtgtatttttatgaaaaatctgcttgcacaagtgatttaaaaaattagatttttcgcttttagaatagaaaaaagtagccgttgcatcagatctttgaatggactaaaatattatgatgtcggattttcactatcttttctagtttacgagatcttaaCGGGACAGACGCACAgatatttcacacaaaactaatccctttcgggggccgctaaaaaaaaaaaggctataaTAATCACTGAcctatagatttagattctagacttagacctataaataaatttagcagatataacatacatataggtctgtgatttcgACCCTTATCTAAATAAACCAGTACCGGTAAGTTTAAAATTAGATGTCTCGAAGGGAAAGTAAACAGATCTAGTCTATGtctataaaacttttaataaaagACTATAACTATAGATtcagtatatatagatatatatctagatctagattctagatatacaTACCTAGATTTACTCAATATTGAGTCACGAGTGAGTGTTTCCTGTTAGTGTTTTGTATCTGTTTCAAACTTTCATTCATTCCTCAGACGCCTCAGTCGcccaaaatgattgaaaatgggccaaaaaattgacaaaatcaAATCTTCAacaatgtcaaaataaaaaaaaaaactcatatcAAATCAATAATTATGAAACAGAAATCTGAGAAGGCTCGGAAATGGCTGAGGCCTCAATTCCCAAGAGTCAAGTCAATACTGAGTAGAGATAGAGTATTATATGAGTATAGTaataagtatagagtatagaatACTATAGCCATAGGTCACAATAGGTGTCAGTAtagacttttatatatatagttttaagtataattataatagactaATACTTAGCTCTAGAGtcaataatttcaataataCAATTGCCTCAATCATCATCAATTGTCAATcttacttcttatcttatcttatatgatacagacgttacttcaaaaaagaagatgattacgtcctacgcgtcatgcatttagtcatgcatattaaccaatgacttaaattctgccaagtcactggttttcctggctagctcaggcaacccattccatgctctaatagcactagggaagaaggagtgtttgtacaaatttgtcttagcatacgggacgaggaatgtgcctttatctttgtgtctttcagagtattttattaaattttgtttttgtatttgaagattatggttcagtgttttatgtatgattgctactttaatgATTCAATGATTCAATCATCCATTATCATTATGATTTATTTTtgattatgaataattatgatAGATCTATCAGATAATTCATGATATGATTCATCATGAAAATCATCAAATAATGATCGAATGATCATGAATCATGATTCATTTTGATCTTTGTGCATCATTCATGCCATTCAATTCATTGTcatagatttagacttagaataATCTAGCTAAGGCTGCTAAGGCTAAGCCTAATCTGTAATCACTGACTGCCAGTAATTAGAGTCTCTTGATTCTTGATCTATTTATAAATCTGAAGGACCATCcaaaaacacataaaacaaacaaaccaaaacatattaataattctttttttctttctgttttttttactttcagttATTCATAGCTTTATATCTGCTGCTTTGTAGATTGATCAAGAATAATTGAAATCAGTTAAATATATTTCTGAAATACTTCCAATGGctcagaaaaatgtaaaaaaaactaaaaagaaaaagaatctcTATAATTTTGATGATTCTGACGAAGAGCAAATTTTAACCAGTACAGAGACATCCCAAGACAAACGATTGTCCAAGAATATTACATTGCAAGGAGCACAAAGCCTTCAGTTTAAATGTTCTCCTAGTGAAAATGTTCTTCAAGACAAAGGAAACAAATCTAATCAAAATTTTTGTCACCAAAATGTCAACAGAAGTGTGAACCAAGAACATCTCTTTGGTTTGGATAATTTCAGCAGGGGACTAAAATTAAACTGTGTTGAGAAATCACAAGAAAATCTTTTGTTGAACCATGACTCTTACACTGTTT contains:
- the LOC106058822 gene encoding pantetheinase-like, which produces MGKAVRLLLLLLLGTLSSVLANRSKFKGAVYGHAVLLPKDSLKVISRAEALDNMNKNLDVYREQVTKAKSQGAEIIVFPEDGLYGFKFTRQSIYPYLEYIPDPRTELWSPCDEPGRYNDTEVQRSLSCLAKTNSLYLVANMGDKQPCDAATDRTCPPDGRYQYNTNVVYGPDGTLLARYHKYNLFYELQFNAPELELSYFDTPFGRFGLMICFDVLFHDPGLPLILSLNISNIIFTSAWMDALPLLSALGYHSSFARGLGVNMLGANIHIPDYRFHGSGIYGPDGTIISFYGSTNASKPKLLVADVNVLDVTQPNKIVSSIVQLNWKQARMKEADMKRVTKDTTKNSKKTFESLLFYDMFTFAALDKPSGHIKVNQKHVHCELRYSIPEELFGRELYAFGAFDGLHTYEGQYYFQICALVKCADARNRSTCGSVTFDAITPFVRLSISGEMQTPFVYPQIILSNGIGELSLAEPDSWTFTGKSLKTVQEFYKPVLSAALFGRDYLRDTDGQDKGNNLYKSQEDATDKDKSEIYLGLVSGQNIFIFLLGFVCLLLLVNMAIF